A part of Magnetospirillum sp. ME-1 genomic DNA contains:
- the pap gene encoding polyphosphate:AMP phosphotransferase: MFEAAELGRKISREEFDAMAPGLRTDLLALQQQLREADFPVIVLFAGVDGAGKNETVNLLNEWMDPRWIVTRAYGPPSDEERERPEYWRYWRDLPPKGKVGLFMSSWYHHPLIDRVTGKITGPELDERLERIVHFEKTLADEGALILKFWMHLSEKAQKKRLKSLEKDPLTAWQVTKQDWEHWEMYDKFISAAERLIMQTSKGHAPWQIVEGADARYRSAVVLQTLKEAITKHFATREAVKKVNAEIKGKSKAKKTTEPAALTAQPSILSSLDMSLAIEGAEYNQALQEQRARLAHLYHAAKEQGVSTALVFEGWDAAGKGGTIRRLTNALNARDYQVIPIAAPTEEERAQHYLWRFWRHVARAGRVTVFDRSWYGRVLVERVEGFCSEEAWRRAYGEIVDFEKQLTDHGIVMCKFWLHITAEEQLARFNARGEIEYKKWKLTDEDWRNREQWGVYEQAVNDMVERTSTTNAPWTLVEANSKNYARVKVMRTVADALEAALGKVGKKRKP, from the coding sequence ATGTTCGAAGCGGCTGAACTGGGACGCAAGATCTCGCGCGAGGAATTCGACGCCATGGCCCCGGGCCTGCGCACCGACCTCCTGGCCCTGCAACAGCAACTGCGCGAGGCGGACTTTCCCGTCATCGTGCTGTTCGCGGGCGTCGACGGCGCCGGCAAGAACGAGACGGTCAACCTCCTGAACGAATGGATGGACCCGCGCTGGATCGTCACCCGCGCCTATGGCCCGCCATCGGACGAGGAACGCGAACGCCCCGAATACTGGCGCTACTGGCGCGACCTGCCGCCCAAGGGCAAGGTGGGGCTGTTCATGTCGTCGTGGTACCACCATCCGCTGATTGATCGGGTCACCGGCAAGATCACCGGTCCCGAACTGGACGAGCGCCTGGAACGCATCGTCCATTTCGAGAAGACCCTGGCCGACGAAGGCGCCCTGATCCTCAAGTTCTGGATGCACCTGTCCGAGAAGGCCCAGAAAAAGCGCCTGAAAAGCCTGGAAAAGGACCCGCTCACCGCCTGGCAGGTCACCAAGCAGGATTGGGAACACTGGGAGATGTACGACAAGTTCATCTCCGCCGCCGAACGCCTGATCATGCAGACCAGCAAGGGCCACGCCCCCTGGCAGATCGTCGAGGGCGCCGACGCCCGCTACCGCTCGGCGGTGGTGCTGCAGACCCTGAAGGAGGCCATCACCAAGCACTTCGCCACCCGCGAGGCGGTGAAGAAGGTCAACGCCGAGATCAAGGGCAAGTCCAAGGCCAAGAAGACCACGGAACCCGCCGCCCTGACCGCCCAACCCTCGATCCTGTCGTCCCTGGACATGAGCCTGGCCATCGAGGGGGCCGAGTACAATCAGGCCCTGCAGGAACAGCGGGCGCGCCTTGCCCACCTCTACCACGCCGCCAAGGAGCAGGGCGTCTCCACCGCCCTGGTGTTCGAGGGCTGGGACGCCGCCGGCAAGGGCGGCACCATCCGGCGGCTGACCAACGCGCTGAACGCGCGGGACTATCAGGTCATCCCCATCGCCGCCCCCACCGAGGAAGAGCGCGCCCAGCACTATCTGTGGCGGTTCTGGCGCCATGTGGCCCGTGCCGGACGCGTCACCGTGTTCGACCGCTCGTGGTACGGCCGCGTCCTGGTCGAAAGGGTCGAGGGCTTCTGCTCCGAGGAGGCCTGGCGCCGCGCCTACGGCGAAATCGTCGATTTCGAGAAGCAATTGACCGACCACGGCATCGTCATGTGCAAATTCTGGCTGCACATCACCGCCGAGGAGCAGCTGGCCCGCTTCAACGCCCGCGGCGAGATCGAATACAAGAAGTGGAAGCTGACCGACGAGGACTGGCGCAACCGCGAGCAATGGGGCGTCTACGAACAGGCGGTCAATGACATGGTGGAAAGGACCTCCACCACCAACGCGCCCTGGACCCTGGTCGAGGCCAATTCCAAGAATTACGCCCGCGTCAAGGTGATGCGCACCGTGGCCGACGCCCTTGAGGCCGCCCTGGGAAAGGTGGGCAAGAAGCGAAAACCATAA
- a CDS encoding transcriptional regulator, which yields MPRTVQLVLDDDLARRVEERLAAEGGDAAALLESALRFFLDAEDDRIAARESVIRAAGEGEFGAVPGLSADHARVRLWLLGWGGEGESGPPGSC from the coding sequence ATGCCCCGCACGGTTCAGCTGGTTCTCGACGATGATTTGGCGCGGCGGGTGGAGGAGCGTCTGGCGGCGGAGGGCGGCGATGCGGCGGCGCTGCTGGAAAGCGCGCTGCGCTTCTTCCTCGACGCCGAGGACGACCGGATTGCGGCGCGCGAGTCGGTGATCAGGGCGGCGGGTGAGGGTGAGTTCGGTGCGGTTCCCGGCCTGTCCGCCGACCATGCCCGGGTACGGCTGTGGCTCTTGGGCTGGGGCGGCGAGGGCGAATCCGGGCCGCCGGGGTCGTGCTGA
- a CDS encoding type II toxin-antitoxin system RelE/ParE family toxin: protein MIRWSDTALTDLFRLRSGLGGESAKRIGRLIAESADCLADFPERGRDGTAPGTRELPLPGLPWRLVYRAGQGGVMILRLI, encoded by the coding sequence ATGATCCGCTGGTCCGATACGGCGCTCACCGATCTGTTCCGGCTGCGGAGCGGCCTGGGGGGCGAGTCCGCCAAACGGATCGGCCGCCTGATCGCCGAATCCGCCGATTGCCTGGCCGACTTCCCCGAACGCGGCCGTGACGGCACCGCGCCCGGCACCCGCGAACTGCCGCTTCCCGGCCTGCCCTGGCGTCTGGTCTACCGGGCGGGCCAGGGCGGGGTGATGATCCTGCGGCTTATCTGA
- a CDS encoding MFS transporter, translating into MSEPPSQGAKAVFCLCAAEVLTMVGVFAFPTLLPDFVAAWGLSNTDAGWISGILFAGYTVAVPVLTTMTDRVDAKKVYLFGALVAGVSCLAYAVWAEGFWSALTLRFIAGVGLAGTYMPGLKALVDRTRGPSQARWISFYTASFSLGTSGSFLIIGAIAEIWGWKIAFLLAGLAALAAFVLVLTLLERANPVPPAQPVNPFDFGPVFRNRAAMGYVLGYAAHVWELFGARSWMVAFLAWVLAAQPGAGGPSPATAATIGSLLAMASSLIGADLAIRFDRRRVCAAAMLSSAALAAVIGFTGGLPYGIVVALILLYNVLIQIDSAALTTGAVMAAEPDRRGATIAIHSLLGFGAGFVGPLAFGMVLDMAGGGNSSLAWGLAFASMAVVVGLGPLALRLR; encoded by the coding sequence GTGAGTGAGCCCCCGTCCCAGGGCGCCAAGGCCGTTTTCTGCCTGTGCGCGGCGGAAGTGCTGACCATGGTCGGCGTCTTCGCCTTTCCCACTCTGCTGCCCGATTTCGTTGCCGCCTGGGGCTTGTCCAACACCGATGCCGGATGGATTTCCGGGATTCTGTTCGCCGGCTACACGGTGGCGGTGCCGGTGCTGACCACCATGACCGACCGGGTGGACGCCAAGAAGGTGTATCTGTTCGGCGCCCTGGTGGCGGGCGTCTCGTGCCTGGCCTACGCCGTCTGGGCCGAAGGATTCTGGTCGGCTTTGACCTTGCGCTTCATCGCCGGAGTGGGCTTGGCCGGCACCTACATGCCGGGGCTGAAGGCCCTGGTCGATCGTACCAGGGGGCCGAGCCAGGCCCGCTGGATCAGCTTCTACACCGCCAGCTTCTCGCTGGGCACCAGCGGATCCTTCCTGATCATTGGCGCAATCGCCGAAATCTGGGGATGGAAGATCGCCTTCCTGCTGGCCGGGCTTGCGGCCCTGGCCGCCTTCGTCCTGGTCCTGACCCTCTTGGAGCGCGCCAATCCGGTGCCGCCGGCCCAGCCGGTCAATCCCTTCGATTTCGGACCCGTCTTCCGCAACCGCGCCGCCATGGGCTATGTCCTGGGCTATGCCGCCCATGTGTGGGAGCTGTTCGGGGCGCGGTCCTGGATGGTGGCCTTCCTCGCCTGGGTTCTGGCCGCCCAGCCCGGCGCCGGCGGACCGTCGCCCGCCACCGCCGCCACCATCGGCTCGCTGCTGGCCATGGCCTCGTCGCTGATCGGCGCCGATCTCGCCATCCGCTTCGACCGCCGCCGGGTCTGCGCCGCCGCCATGCTGTCGTCGGCCGCCCTGGCCGCCGTGATCGGCTTTACGGGCGGGTTGCCCTATGGAATCGTGGTGGCGCTGATCCTGCTCTACAACGTGCTGATCCAGATCGATTCGGCGGCGCTGACCACCGGCGCGGTGATGGCGGCCGAGCCGGACCGCCGGGGGGCGACCATCGCCATCCATTCCCTGCTGGGCTTCGGGGCCGGCTTTGTCGGGCCGCTGGCGTTTGGCATGGTGCTGGACATGGCGGGCGGCGGCAATTCTTCCCTGGCCTGGGGGCTAGCCTTCGCCTCAATGGCCGTGGTGGTGGGCCTCGGCCCCCTCGCCCTCAGGCTCAGATAA
- a CDS encoding bacteriohemerythrin, whose product MASNRIVSWGGGKIEWSDDLLVHADQEDDDHREMFALMNQIFSAARLGADMVTQAVADLCLFTREHFAREQHSMEQAGYPGRDDHRYEHEYLIFQLDVLIERLMISGPDYVADELVDLLKRWLCDHILTCDAAFAEFQRGRAVA is encoded by the coding sequence ATGGCCTCGAATCGGATTGTTTCATGGGGCGGCGGCAAGATCGAGTGGTCTGATGACCTGCTTGTGCATGCCGACCAGGAAGACGACGACCATCGCGAGATGTTCGCGCTGATGAACCAGATCTTCTCGGCCGCCCGCCTGGGCGCCGACATGGTCACCCAGGCGGTGGCCGATCTGTGCCTGTTCACCCGCGAACACTTCGCCCGCGAACAGCACAGCATGGAACAGGCCGGCTATCCCGGCCGCGACGATCACCGCTACGAGCACGAATACCTGATCTTCCAGTTGGACGTCCTGATCGAGCGCCTGATGATCTCGGGCCCCGATTACGTGGCCGACGAACTGGTGGATCTGCTCAAGCGCTGGCTGTGCGACCACATCCTGACCTGCGACGCCGCCTTCGCGGAGTTTCAGCGGGGGCGGGCGGTAGCCTAG